The genomic interval ATACCACTTTGCCGGTTTCCATTAAAACCAGAACTAAAGTCGGATCAGTTGATATTTTACAATTTTTAGAATATGTCAGGGGTTTGGATATAAAAGCGATTATGGTTCATGGCCGGACTTTTTCACAAGGATTCTCCGGACCAGTAGATTTTAAAATTATAAAAAAAGCCAGAAAATATTTTTCTGGAGTAATTTTAGCCAATGGCGGAGTAGTGGACAGGCAGACGGCCCAGGATTTGCTGGAGAAGTCGGGAGCAGATGGAGTGGGAATAGGGCAGGGGGCGCTGGGAAGGCCGTGGATATTCTGCGAACTAAAAGCTAAAAGCGAAAAAGTAAAAACTAAAGGGGAAATATTTGAGATTATTTTGAAACAGGCCAAATTAGCTTATAAATTAAAAGGCAGGCAGGGGATAGTGGAGATGCGGAAACATTTATGCTGGTATGTTCAGGGATTATCTGGAGCAAGGAAATTAAGAGAAAAGTTGGTAAAAGTAGAGAGCCTAGATGATATAAAGAGAATTTTAATTTCCAAAACCAAAAATTAAATATTAAATATT from Patescibacteria group bacterium carries:
- a CDS encoding tRNA-dihydrouridine synthase, translating into MDNFWLKLKNSRQKAGQAIYALAPMAGITDSAWRQICKEFGADVVYSEMASATALAYNSGKTLEMLKFSPKERPYAVQLFGSNPEHFAKAVKLIEEKIKPDGIDINFGCPVPKIAKQKAGAELFKDLKLSREILKVVIANTTLPVSIKTRTKVGSVDILQFLEYVRGLDIKAIMVHGRTFSQGFSGPVDFKIIKKARKYFSGVILANGGVVDRQTAQDLLEKSGADGVGIGQGALGRPWIFCELKAKSEKVKTKGEIFEIILKQAKLAYKLKGRQGIVEMRKHLCWYVQGLSGARKLREKLVKVESLDDIKRILISKTKN